In the genome of Palaemon carinicauda isolate YSFRI2023 chromosome 20, ASM3689809v2, whole genome shotgun sequence, one region contains:
- the Mcm3 gene encoding zygotic DNA replication licensing factor mcm3, with product MGTTTNDIVVDQRIRDIQREYLEFLEDDDDSGVYTQLVRDMVANGECRLNVNINDLRKKNPQRAVGLLKSGYEELPAFHQALKEFVAVVDTNYAKKQEELFVGFEGSFGSKHVSPRTLNARHLGNLVCVEGIVTKCSLVRPKVVRSVHYCPATKKTLERRYMDMTSYTPYPSTAIYPTKDDDGNLLETEYGLCVYKDHQTITIQEMPEKSPAGQLPRSVDVILDNDLVDKCKPGDRIQIVGIYRCLPNKQNSFTSGTFRTVLLANNVILMNKEVTPIISTDDVRNCKTFSKQKGVDVFELLSKSLAPSIHGHEYIKKALLCMLLGGVEKVLPNGTRLRGDINILLIGDPSVAKSQLLRYVLNTAPRAITTTGRGSSGVGLTAAVTTDLETGDRRLEAGAMVLADRGIVCIDEFDKMSDMDRTAIHEVMEQGRVTIAKAGIHARLNARCSVLAAANPVYGRYDQYKTPMENIGLQDSLLSRFDCLFIMLDIADPESDRMISDHVVRMHRYRGAHEQDGEALPMGLGIDVLSTQSPDQEDDELADNTPIYEKYDALLHGNLRSKKDKIVSMKFMKKYIHIAKSIKPTLTREACEAIAEEYSRLRSQDTEHTDMARTQPVTARALETLIRLATAHAKARLSRQVTVDDAEAAIEMVSYAYFKKVMEKKKRRKDDEESATETEGEDEAVEEGSKKRKRTEQDGSQKSKKPKKKPGDDGYDPYDIESADEEGPTSPTPASVRSTVARQSKMKDDAASTPTRKEIAADRLTAFRTSLSKLFALDATETLPMERVREYLSGAKEGAFTGDEVDTAILHMTDANQVMLADDMLFRIT from the exons ATGGGTACCACTACTAACGATATTGTCGTCGATCAGCGCATTCGGGACATCCAGAGGGAATATTTGGAGTTTCTGGAAGATGAT GACGACTCAGGCGTGTACACACAGCTGGTTCGTGATATGGTTGCAAATGGAGAATGCCGCCTGAATGTTAACATCAACGATCTGCGAAAGAAGAATCCCCAGCGTGCCGTCGG ACTTTTGAAGTCTGGCTACGAAGAGTTGCCGGCCTTCCATCAAGCCTTGAAGGAGTTTGTTGCCGTGGTAGACACGAACTACGCCAAGAAACAGGAAGAACTTTTCGTTGGGTTTGAAGGCAGTTTTGGTAGTAAACATGTATCTCCTAGGACCCTCAATGCCAGGCACCTGGGAAATCTGGTCTGTGTCGAAGGCATTGTTACAAAAT GCTCTTTGGTTCGCCCTAAAGTTGTGAGATCTGTTCATTACTGCCCCGCCACTAAGAAGACTTTGGAGCGCCGATACATGGACATGACCTCCTACACCCCCTATCCGTCAACTGCTATCTATCCGACGAAGGATGATGACG GTAATCTTTTGGAAACCGAGTATGGCTTGTGTGTTTACAAGGACCACCAGACCATTACCATACAGGAAATGCCCGAGAAATCCCCAGCCGGTCAGTTGCCCCGATCGGTAGATGTCATTCTAGATAACGACTTGGTTGACAAGTGCAAACCTGGAGACCGAATTCAG attGTTGGCATCTACCGTTGTTTACCCAACAAACAAAATTCGTTTACGTCCGGAACATTCAGAACCGTTCTCCTAGCGAATAACGTGATTCTAATGAATAAGGAAGTAACGCCTATTATATCTACCGATGACGTACGCAATTGCAAGACCTTCTCAAAGCAAAAG gGCGTGGATGTGTTTGAATTGTTGTCGAAGTCTCTTGCCCCGAGTATCCACGGCCACGAATACATCAAGAAAGCTCTTCTTTGCATGTTACTTGGAGGGGTGGAGAAGGTCCTTCCCAATGGAACAAGACTGAGAGG TGATATTAACATCCTCTTGATTGGAGATCCCTCAGTGGCGAAGTCCCAGTTACTCCGCTACGTTTTGAACACGGCCCCTCGTGCCATCACCACTACTGGTAGGGGATCTTCGGGTGTAGGTCTGACAGCTGCCGTTACAACTGATTTGGAAACTGGCGATAGAAG gttgGAAGCAGGTGCTATGGTTCTTGCCGACAGAGGAATCGTCTGCATCGATGAGTTTGACAAGATGAGTGACATGGACAGAACAGCCATCCACGAAGTCATGGAACAAGGTCGCGTGACCATAGCCAAGGCTGGAATTCACGCACGGCTCAATGCCAGATGCTCCGTTTTAGCGGCTGCTAACCCCGTGTACGGCCGGTACGATCAGTACAAGACGCCCATGGAAAACATTGGCCTCCAGGATTCGCTGCTCTCACGTTTCGATTGTCTGTTCATTATGCTGGATATCGCTGATCCCGAGTCAGACCGCATGATTTCGGACCACGTCGTGAGGATGCATCGGTACAG GGGTGCTCATGAACAAGATGGTGAAGCTTTGCCTATGGGCCTGGGCATTGATGTACTGTCCACCCAGAGTCCTGACCAAGAAGATGACGAATTAGCCGACAACACTCCCATATACGAGAAGTACGATGCCCTACTTCACGGAAACCTCAGATCAAAGAA agACAAGATTGTCAGTATGAAATTCATGAAGAAATACATCCATATTGCCAAGAGTATCAAACCAACTCTGACTAGAGAAGCGTGCGAGGCCATAGCTGAAGAATATTCTCGTCTCAGGTCTCAAGATACCGAACATACCGACATGGCAAGG ACTCAACCTGTCACTGCTCGTGCCTTAGAGACCTTAATCCGTTTAGCTACTGCTCACGCCAAGGCTAGACTTTCCAGGCAGGTCACCGTGGACGATGCCGAAGCAGCCATCGAGATGGTTTCATATGCTTACTTCAAAAAG GTTATGGAAAAGAAGAAAAGACGCAAGGATGACGAAGAGAGTGCAACTGAAACAGAAGGGGAGGACGAAGCAGTTGAGGAAGGCAGCAAGAAAAGAAAGCGCACCGAGCAGGACGGAAGCCAGAAATCCAAGAAGCCGAAGAAGAAGCCTGGCGATGATG GGTATGATCCTTATGATATTGAAAGCGCTGACGAAGAGGGCCCAACATCACCAACACCAGCATCAGTTAGGAGCACTGTAGCCAGGCAGTCTAAAATGAAAGACGATGCTGCCTCGACTCCCACGCGCAAGGAAATTGCCGCAGACAGACTGACGGCATTCCGAACTTCTCTAAGCAAATTGTTTGCCTTG GATGCAACCGAAACCCTGCCCATGGAACGCGTACGTGAATATTTGAGCGGTGCGAAAGAAGGTGCGTTTACCGGAGACGAGGTAGACACCGCTATACTGCACATGACTGATGCCAACCAAGTCATGCTAGCCGATGACATGCTCTTCCGAATCACCTAG